TACCAACAGCTTCAAGGACAGCTCTTACCCCACCACCAGCTATTACGCCTGTTCCTTTAGCGGCTGGTTTTAATAAAACACAGCCCGCACCATATCGTCCAATTACCATATAAGGAATAGTTTCATCAACAAGTGCAAATTTTTTCATTGATTTTTTTGCTTTTTCAAAACCTTTTCTTATAGCCTCTGGAACCTCTCCTGCTTTTCCTAGCCCAAAACCAACGCTACCATCTCCATCACCTACAACTACAATACTGCTAAAACTAAACCTTCGCCCACCTTTAACAACCTTAGCAACACGACTAATATGAACTACTTTATCAATTAATTGCTTTTCAGATAAATCTTGCCTGTACAAATAAATGCCTCCTTCTGCCAATTAAAAAATTAAACCACCCTCTCTAGCGCCTATCGATAATGCTTTTACTCTACCATGATACAAATACCCATTTCTATCGAACACAACACTCTCAATTTTTTTATCTATCGCTTTTTTCGCAATAATCTTTCCTACTAAAGCAGCTATTGCTAATTTATTGATAGCTTCCTTATTTTCTTTTATTTCACTACCACAACTAGATACAGCAACCAAAGTATGTCCACAAGAATCATCTATAATTTGAGCATAAATATGCTGATTGCTTCTAAAAACAGTCAATCTTGGACGCAATAATGTCCCTTCTATTTTCTTTCTTATTCTTTTCTTTCTTTTTAAACGTGCTTCTAACTTTTTATTAACTGTTCCCATAAAATACTACACCTTCCTATCAAATTTATTTTGATCCTGTCTTTCCAGCTTTCTTTTGAATTATCTCTTCTATATACTTTATGCCTTTTAACTTATATGGTTCAGGTGGTCTAAGTCTTCGTATAGAAGCGGCGGTATGCCCAAGTAATTCTTTATCGATAGCCATCAATTTTATTTTATTTTTTTCAATAGATGCGCTCACTCCATTAGGCAAATCAAACTTGATTGGATTAGAATATCCTAATGTTAAAATCAAACTTTCATTTTTCAATTCTACCTTATACCCTATACCATTAATTTCCAATCCTCTCTCAAAACCTTTAGTAACGCCGGTCACCATATTAGCTATAAGCGCTCGCACAAGCCCTTGTAGCGCACTACCTTTTTTAGAATCATTCGGAGCTACAACCATTATTTTTTCATTATCTACAACTAATTCAACATCAGAATGAATTTCGCGTCTCAATACTCCTTTATTAGCGGAAAGCTCCAAAATTCCATTTTTATAGTTCACCTTCATTTTTTCAGGTATCACTATAGGCTTTTTACCAATTCGAGACATATAATACTCCTATCCTTTACCAAATATTGCACAATAACTCACCGCCAAAATTATATTCTTTAGCTTCCCTATCCGTCATTATTCCTTTAGATGTAGATAACAAAGCAATCCCCATACCATTCAAAACCGATTTAACTTCTTTACATTTTTTATACATACGCCTGCCAGGTCTACTTATACGTTCAAGTCCCAAAATTGCATGCTTTTGTGAATCATCATACCTAAGATATATTCTTAAAACTCCCTGTTTTTCATCTTTGATGAACTTATAATTCTTTATATATCCCTCATGTTTTAAAATTTTTGCAATCGCTAATTTCATCTTTGATGAAGGGATATCAACATTAGCATGTTTAGCATTTCCGCTATTTCGTAGCCTTGTTAGCATATCAGCTATCGGATCAGTAATAGCCATATCAACTCCTCTAATAAAAATTGAAAAATATTTTTATTTACCAACTTGATTTAATCACTCCAGGCATTTTACCTTCTGAAGCTAAGTTTCTAAAGCATATTCGACAAATACCAAATTTTCTCAAAAAAGCTCTCGGTCTCCCACATAAAGGACATCTATTATAATTCCGAACTTTAAATTTATGAGCCCGCATCGCTCTTATTTCTAATGATTTTTTCGCCAAACTCCTCTCCTTATTTCCTTAAAATTTATGGCATATTTATTCTTTAAATGGCATCCCTAAAAGCCGAAGAAGCTCCTTCCCTTCGAGATCATTTTTAGCACTTGTAACAATCGTTATATTCATGCCCTTAATTGAATCGATTTTATCGTATTCAATTTCAGGAAAAATTATCTGTTCTTTTATACCTAACGTATAATTCCCATGTTTATCAAATGAATTTGGAGAAATACCTCTAAAATCACGAACTCTAGGTAAAGCCACATTTACAAGCTTATTAAAAAAATCATACATCCGCTTTCGTCTTAGGGTAACCATACACCCTATCGGCATATTTACTCTCAGCTTAAATGCCGCTATTGATTTTTTTGACCTTGTTATCACTGCTTTTTGACCTGAAATCATTTTTAATTCTTCAGATGCAGCATCCAAAAGCTTTATATTATTTACAGCACTTCCTAATCCCATATTCAAAACAATTTTTTCAATGTGCGGAACCTGCATGATATTTTTATATGTAAATGTCCGCATTAAAGCAGGAATAACATCTCTTTCATAATATTCTTTGAGCTCTGACATTTTTTAATCCTCAATCATAAACAAAAATATTTATCCATCTACCATTTCATTACATTTGTGACAATACCTAACTTTTCTCCCATCTTCAAGAATACGGAATTTTATTCTTATTGGTTTAACACATTTATTGCATAGAAGCATCACATTAGAAAAATGTATAGGAGCCTCTTTCTCAACAATACCTCCTTGACGATTCAAAGGATTTGGTTTTACATGCCGCTTAATTATATTAATATTTTCAACTATTATCCTATTTTTTTTCTGTATAACTTTTAAAACCTTTCCGATCTTTCCTTTGTATTTTCCTGCAATAATCTTTACTTTATCATCTTTTTTTATACGAACTATTCTATGATTTTCTTTCAATTGCTCAAGCTTTTTATTTTGCATAACTGATACCGATCCTAATTATTTCATTAAACAATGAACTACAAAACTTCAGGCGCCAAAGAAACTATCTTCATAAATCTTTTCGCTCTTAATTCTCTAGCAACAGGTCCAAATATTCTAGTCCCTATAGGTTCATTTTGATTATTTATCAAAACTGCCGAATTATCATCAAATCTAATATAAGAGCCATCTTGACGGATCGCTTCTTTTTTTACTCTGACAACAACGGCTTTTAGCACATCCCCTTTTTTAACCTTTGAATTTGGAATAGCATCCTTAACTGATACTACAATAATATCACCAAGCATAGCATACCTGCGCTTTGAACCTCCTAAAACTTTTATACAATAAACTTCTTTTGCACCTGAATTATCCGCGACAGTAAGCCTTGTTTCGGTTTGTATCATAATTAATCGTCCCCTAAATTAAATTAAATAACAAAAAAATCGTTAAAATCTTTTACAAAGTTGCTTTTTCAACTACTTTTTTCAGCCTCCATCTTTTTCTTTTACTTAAAGGCCTACATTCTATTATCCGTACAACATCACCTATTCCACATTCGCTTTTTTCATCATGAGCTGCAAATTTTTTACGTCTTTTTATATATTTTTTATACAAAGGGTGTTTGACTAATCTTTCTACAGTAACAACAATAGTTTTTTGCATTTTGTTACTTACCACTTCTCCAACCAATTCTTTTCTATTCCCTTGTTCTTTCAACATACCTATCTTCTATTCCTTACAATAAGTTAAGTTCTCTTTCTGATAACAATGTCTTTAATCGTGCGATTGTTCGCTTCGTTTTTCTAATTACATTGGGATTATCAAGTTGTCCTATTACTTTTTGGAATCGTAAATTTAATAAAGCCTGTTTTAATTCTACAAGTTTATTTGTCAATTCTGGAGAACTCAAATCTTTTAACTCTTTCCACTTCATTCTATCTTATCCCTTTCAATAAATTTCGTCATAATAGGTAGTTTATGAGAAGCTAATCTGCAAGCTT
This window of the Desulfobacterales bacterium genome carries:
- the rpsH gene encoding 30S ribosomal protein S8, translated to MAITDPIADMLTRLRNSGNAKHANVDIPSSKMKLAIAKILKHEGYIKNYKFIKDEKQGVLRIYLRYDDSQKHAILGLERISRPGRRMYKKCKEVKSVLNGMGIALLSTSKGIMTDREAKEYNFGGELLCNIW
- the rpsE gene encoding 30S ribosomal protein S5, producing MYRQDLSEKQLIDKVVHISRVAKVVKGGRRFSFSSIVVVGDGDGSVGFGLGKAGEVPEAIRKGFEKAKKSMKKFALVDETIPYMVIGRYGAGCVLLKPAAKGTGVIAGGGVRAVLEAVGIKNILTKCIGSNNPHNVVRATIEGLALLQTREQIAIRRGKNVDEI
- the rplN gene encoding 50S ribosomal protein L14 — encoded protein: MIQTETRLTVADNSGAKEVYCIKVLGGSKRRYAMLGDIIVVSVKDAIPNSKVKKGDVLKAVVVRVKKEAIRQDGSYIRFDDNSAVLINNQNEPIGTRIFGPVARELRAKRFMKIVSLAPEVL
- the rpmC gene encoding 50S ribosomal protein L29, which produces MKWKELKDLSSPELTNKLVELKQALLNLRFQKVIGQLDNPNVIRKTKRTIARLKTLLSERELNLL
- the rplE gene encoding 50S ribosomal protein L5, which produces MSELKEYYERDVIPALMRTFTYKNIMQVPHIEKIVLNMGLGSAVNNIKLLDAASEELKMISGQKAVITRSKKSIAAFKLRVNMPIGCMVTLRRKRMYDFFNKLVNVALPRVRDFRGISPNSFDKHGNYTLGIKEQIIFPEIEYDKIDSIKGMNITIVTSAKNDLEGKELLRLLGMPFKE
- the rpsQ gene encoding 30S ribosomal protein S17, producing MLKEQGNRKELVGEVVSNKMQKTIVVTVERLVKHPLYKKYIKRRKKFAAHDEKSECGIGDVVRIIECRPLSKRKRWRLKKVVEKATL
- a CDS encoding type Z 30S ribosomal protein S14 → MAKKSLEIRAMRAHKFKVRNYNRCPLCGRPRAFLRKFGICRICFRNLASEGKMPGVIKSSW
- a CDS encoding 50S ribosomal protein L24, with amino-acid sequence MQNKKLEQLKENHRIVRIKKDDKVKIIAGKYKGKIGKVLKVIQKKNRIIVENINIIKRHVKPNPLNRQGGIVEKEAPIHFSNVMLLCNKCVKPIRIKFRILEDGRKVRYCHKCNEMVDG
- a CDS encoding 50S ribosomal protein L18, yielding MGTVNKKLEARLKRKKRIRKKIEGTLLRPRLTVFRSNQHIYAQIIDDSCGHTLVAVSSCGSEIKENKEAINKLAIAALVGKIIAKKAIDKKIESVVFDRNGYLYHGRVKALSIGAREGGLIF
- the rplF gene encoding 50S ribosomal protein L6 is translated as MSRIGKKPIVIPEKMKVNYKNGILELSANKGVLRREIHSDVELVVDNEKIMVVAPNDSKKGSALQGLVRALIANMVTGVTKGFERGLEINGIGYKVELKNESLILTLGYSNPIKFDLPNGVSASIEKNKIKLMAIDKELLGHTAASIRRLRPPEPYKLKGIKYIEEIIQKKAGKTGSK